One Streptosporangium sp. NBC_01495 DNA window includes the following coding sequences:
- a CDS encoding RNA-guided endonuclease InsQ/TnpB family protein, protein MQLRYNVRLHPSPGQRQALARAFGCARTVYNDGLRIRREAHAGGLPYIKDTDLQKAVITAAKKRPDRAWLGEVSSVVLVQALGDLHVAFRTFFASVTGKRKGRKVAAPRFRSRKDSRQAIRLTRNGFLVRPHGRLYVAKVGEIEVVWSRELPSEPSSVTVVKDSAGRYFASFVIETADQVLPQTASEIGIDLGLTHFAITSDGRKVANPRILRRAAKRLRTLQKALSRKEKGSANRAKAKLKVAKAHARVTDTRRDFAHKLSTTLIRDNQAVYVEDLAVSGLARTKLARSVHDAGWSQFVSMLEYKARRYGRHFAKIDRWFPSSKLCSVCGSIATSMPLNVRSWICPCGAVHDRDVNAAINILAAGRADRLNACGGDVRPPLAVADAREAGTHRSVA, encoded by the coding sequence ATGCAGCTCAGGTACAACGTCCGCCTCCACCCGTCGCCGGGGCAGCGCCAAGCGCTGGCACGGGCGTTCGGGTGCGCGCGGACGGTGTACAACGACGGACTGCGCATTAGGCGCGAAGCCCACGCGGGCGGCTTGCCGTACATCAAGGACACCGACCTGCAGAAGGCCGTGATCACGGCGGCGAAGAAGAGGCCGGACCGGGCATGGCTGGGTGAGGTGTCCTCGGTCGTGCTGGTGCAGGCGCTCGGCGACCTGCACGTGGCGTTCCGCACCTTCTTCGCCTCGGTCACCGGAAAACGTAAGGGCCGTAAGGTCGCCGCGCCGCGGTTTCGGTCCCGGAAGGATTCGCGGCAGGCGATCCGGCTGACCCGCAACGGGTTCTTGGTCCGCCCGCACGGGCGCCTGTACGTGGCCAAGGTCGGCGAGATCGAGGTGGTCTGGTCGCGGGAACTACCGTCTGAGCCGTCGTCGGTGACGGTGGTCAAGGACTCGGCGGGCCGCTACTTCGCGTCGTTCGTCATCGAGACGGCGGACCAGGTGCTGCCGCAGACGGCCTCCGAGATCGGCATCGACCTGGGTCTGACGCATTTCGCGATCACCTCGGACGGCCGAAAGGTCGCCAATCCACGTATCCTGCGCCGCGCGGCCAAGAGACTCCGCACGCTACAGAAGGCGCTGAGCCGAAAAGAGAAGGGGTCGGCGAACCGGGCCAAGGCCAAGCTCAAGGTCGCCAAGGCGCACGCCAGGGTGACCGACACGCGCCGCGATTTCGCCCACAAGCTCTCCACCACGTTGATCCGCGACAACCAAGCGGTCTATGTGGAGGATCTCGCCGTGTCGGGTCTGGCCCGCACAAAGCTGGCCAGGTCGGTGCACGATGCGGGTTGGTCGCAGTTCGTGAGCATGCTGGAGTACAAGGCGAGGCGGTATGGCCGCCACTTCGCCAAGATCGACCGCTGGTTTCCCTCTTCGAAGCTGTGCTCGGTGTGCGGGAGCATCGCCACCTCGATGCCGTTGAACGTCCGGTCGTGGATCTGCCCGTGCGGGGCGGTTCACGACCGGGATGTGAACGCGGCGATCAACATTCTGGCCGCCGGACGGGCGGACAGGTTAAACGCCTGTGGAGGCGATGTAAGACCACCGCTCGCGGTGGCGGACGCCCGCGAAGCAGGAACCCACCGGAGCGTCGCGTGA
- a CDS encoding response regulator transcription factor — protein MISVLIAEDMHLVRGAMVALLSTESDIKVIAEVGHGDEVVRSCLLHRPDVALIDIGLPGTDGLTATAELHRRFPECGTVILTGLATPAALCRALDAGARGFVVKDAPAGQLAGCVRRVAAGERVVDPELAVAALNAKRNPLTARELEVLQAAAEGAPVGEIADRLCLSGGTVRNYLARILNKVDARTRVEAVRIAREAGWLWSDDLTSLGLNRYRSLN, from the coding sequence ATGATCAGCGTCCTGATCGCCGAGGACATGCATCTCGTCCGAGGGGCCATGGTCGCCCTGCTCTCCACGGAGAGTGACATCAAGGTCATCGCCGAGGTCGGTCACGGCGACGAGGTGGTCCGCTCCTGCCTGCTCCACCGGCCGGATGTCGCGCTCATCGACATCGGCCTGCCCGGCACCGACGGCCTCACCGCGACGGCGGAGTTGCACCGCCGGTTTCCCGAATGCGGGACGGTGATCCTGACCGGGCTCGCGACCCCGGCCGCGCTGTGCCGGGCGCTGGACGCCGGGGCGCGCGGCTTCGTCGTCAAGGACGCCCCGGCGGGCCAGCTCGCGGGCTGCGTACGCCGGGTGGCCGCCGGTGAGCGGGTCGTCGACCCCGAGCTGGCCGTCGCCGCCCTCAACGCGAAGAGGAACCCGCTCACCGCACGCGAGCTGGAGGTCTTGCAGGCCGCGGCCGAGGGGGCGCCGGTCGGAGAGATCGCCGACCGTCTCTGCCTGTCCGGCGGCACGGTACGCAACTACCTGGCACGGATCCTCAACAAGGTCGACGCCCGCACGCGCGTCGAGGCGGTCAGGATCGCCAGGGAGGCGGGCTGGCTGTGGTCCGACGACCTGACCAGCCTGGGCCTGAACCGCTACCGCTCGCTCAACTGA